The Pocillopora verrucosa isolate sample1 chromosome 14, ASM3666991v2, whole genome shotgun sequence genome has a segment encoding these proteins:
- the LOC131781755 gene encoding glycine receptor subunit alpha-1: MIRMSLLILALLVVVHSLNVTEMPPTRGMPLTTQSAAASGTPTPSWKEIARNKSQLVTQLLRGYDKRIRPYTGVRPMDVRVDMLVSNIWAIEEAKMDFTIDIYLRQYWEDPRLSFLENEIQRTLTLNRQTIDEIWVPSTYFFNAKKAYFHDVTTDNYLLQIQPDGNIFYSVRLTVTMACKLNLQMFPHDVQTCTVMLESYGYQATDVYYKWNSRNSTGDVVYIAEDLEMPQFMITNVELEEKTNIYNIGPHSALVAKFTFHRRLGYYMIQTYIPSMLTVTISWFSFWISPDSPPARVGLGITTVLTMITISNSARAPLPKVSYTKAIDWFLLMCLVYVFGALMEYAIVNFYSCKVQYKKQKETRKAEQEFFEQESDKEEAVGLFQNGSVKKSDSNGSYRVAVVIDSKNPFFPRAHLNQKNPKFRLARRFRQKEIDESNDSNSQPPKKRHHYFWDPYETAFMMSEPAYTVDKYARISFPVTFAVLNSIYWIVYAPDKVIF; the protein is encoded by the exons ATGATCAGAATGAGTCTATTGATTTTGGCACTTTTGGTGGTTGTACACTCGCTGAACGTCACCGAAATGCCGCCGACAAGAGGAATGCCCTTAACTACACAAAGCGCAGCGGCTAGCGG GACTCCTACACCCTCATGGAAGGAAATCGCAAGAAACAAGTCCCAACTAGTAACACAACTATTGAGAGGATACGACAAGAGAATTCGACCTTATACTGGAG TTCGACCGATGGATGTCCGTGTGGACATGTTAGTGTCCAACATTTGGGCCATAGAGGAAGCAAAAATG GATTTTACAATCGACATCTATCTTCGCCAGTATTGGGAGGATCCTCGACTTTCATTTCTTGAGAACGAAATTCAGAGAACGCTGACATTAAATAGACAAACAATAGATGAGATATGGGTTCCaagtacatatttttttaatgccaAGAAAGCATACTTCCACGATGTCACAACAGATAATTACCTGCTGCAAATTCAACCGGATGGAAATATCTTTTATAGTGTTAG GCTAACAGTGACAATGGCTTGCAAACTTAATTTACAGATGTTTCCACATGACGTACAAACCTGTACAGTCATGCTTGAATCGT atggtTATCAAGCAACAGATGTGTATTACAAGTGGAATTCAAGAAATTCAACCGGTGATGTTGTTTACATCGCAGAGGACCTAGAGATGCCTCAGTTCATGATCACCAACGTGGAACTGGAAGAGAAAACTAATATCTACAACATTG gGCCTCACTCGGCGCTTGTGGCAAAGTTCACTTTTCATCGTCGCCTTGGTTACTACATGATCCAAACCTACATCCCATCGATGTTAACAGTGACAATTTCTTGGTTCTCCTTCTGGATTTCGCCAGATTCCCCACCAGCCCGAGTAGGACTGGGTATTACAACGGTCCTTACGATGATCACGATTTCGAACAGTGCGCGTGCGCCACTTCCTAAGGTCTCCTACACTAAAGCCATTGATTGGTTTCTGCTGATGTGCTTGGTATACGTGTTCGGTGCGCTAATGGAGTATGCTATTGTGAACTTTTACTCCTGTAAAGTTCAGtacaaaaagcaaaaggagACAAGAAAGGCGGAACAGGAG ttctTTGAGCAGGAATCTGACAAAGAAGAAGCAGTTGGGCTGTTTCAGAATGGCTCTGTCAAGAAGAGTGACAGCAATGGAAGCTACAGAGTGGCTGTTGTCAT agacAGCAAGAATCCATTTTTTCCTCGAGCGCATCTGAACCAAAAAAATCCCAAATTCAGATTAGCTCGCCGATTTCGGCAAAAG GAAATAGACGAATCTAATGATAGCAATTCCCAGCCTCCCAAAAAACGTCATCACTACTTCTGGGACCCGTATGAAACAGCATTTATGATGTCAGAACCGGCATATACTGTGGATAAATACGCTAGGATATCCTTCCCTGTCACCTTCGCCGTGTTGAACTCCATATACTGGATTGTTTACGCGCCGGATAAAGTCATCTTCTAA